A single window of Sphingobacterium sp. ML3W DNA harbors:
- a CDS encoding SusC/RagA family TonB-linked outer membrane protein: MNKFDARTFLQLKKRSKLFFSLAVIAGSIQQVNASTSTSLGVLIESGVKELVAIQGQVNGKVIDSSTGNPVSGVTISVKGTAVGTQTSENGSFSISAKTGDVLVISSIGYQPTEVKMTGTSALTIRLVSAQDQLDEVIVVGYGTQKKSEVTSAVASVKEKDFNQGGMRSPMDLVQGKIAGFNVTRTQGSNPNSGTSIQLRGMASMKGGNTPLIVIDGIPGGNLDLVKQGDIESIDVLKDGSAAAIYGTRGNGGVILVTTKKGKSGEPKFEYYTYGQHESVAKRPEMLSAAQFRELVVNGLNKPDLDLGASTDLYDELINKNNFSNFHNFVASGGGEKSSYRASLNYENAEGIAKQNGRQQFGGRFNFSQTGLQDRLTFTGNIAANFNKADLLGGKFDATSGNSPDFEQAVQRNPTAPLYNPDGSFYQTQGFNNYNPLDRLANRVDERDQQTFSSDARLKLKVIDQLHVSAFGSYVRDNWNDRQYRSIKDWDQRENSDYQGMGYGFKRNELNWSKTFESTIDYNETFNEKHNVTGLLGYSYQYSTNERFDMSNNGFTTDAFEDWNMGSGTALTNPKLPKPGMGSFKEDNTLIAFFGRVNYNYDNKYFVSAILRREGSSRFGTNHKWGNFPALSAGWTITNEDFFSNKDLVNNLKLRAGYGVTGNQGFPNYKSLTLLGTGGVYPQDGVYYQTYGLTQNPNPDLKWEQKAELNVGVDFGLWNNRLTGSVDVYNRKTKDLLYEYVAQQPGFVASKIWYNVGEVSNKGVELQLTGVPIQNEDFKWTVDFTANYQKNKLVSMSSDIFKNDFMPFGGLPSPGNLGDAIRLEEGGEIGSFYGKRYAGLNDEGKFLFYKADGSTGTAGEMNDDDLSYIGNGVPKFQAALGNRFAYKGFDLTVFFRGKFKYDILNTSNMFFANQKWLPNNVFESAFGEYAKIKDDPQYSDYYLENGSFVKLDNVTLGYNFKFKTEYVKSLYVYVCGRNIATFTGYSGLDPELQDTGFDAGIDSRGFYPRTRSWTIGLNIGF; this comes from the coding sequence TTCAGTATTAGCGCTAAAACAGGTGACGTATTGGTCATCTCTTCAATTGGTTATCAGCCGACAGAAGTAAAAATGACGGGTACATCTGCATTAACAATTCGATTGGTATCTGCACAAGATCAATTGGATGAAGTAATCGTTGTCGGGTATGGTACGCAGAAGAAAAGTGAGGTAACTTCAGCAGTAGCATCCGTGAAGGAAAAGGATTTTAACCAAGGTGGGATGCGTAGCCCGATGGATTTGGTCCAAGGAAAAATAGCCGGGTTTAACGTGACGAGAACACAGGGTAGCAACCCGAATTCAGGAACGAGCATTCAGCTAAGAGGGATGGCGTCCATGAAGGGAGGAAATACCCCTTTAATCGTTATTGATGGTATCCCGGGCGGTAATTTAGATCTGGTTAAACAGGGAGATATTGAATCCATTGATGTCTTGAAAGACGGTTCTGCTGCAGCTATTTACGGTACCCGTGGTAATGGGGGTGTTATTTTAGTTACGACCAAGAAAGGAAAGTCTGGTGAACCAAAGTTTGAATATTATACTTATGGGCAGCATGAAAGTGTTGCAAAGAGACCGGAAATGCTAAGTGCTGCTCAATTTCGGGAGCTTGTTGTTAACGGCTTAAATAAACCAGATCTAGATTTGGGTGCATCAACAGACTTATATGATGAGTTAATAAATAAGAACAATTTTTCAAATTTCCATAATTTCGTAGCGAGTGGTGGTGGTGAGAAATCGTCGTATCGTGCTTCCTTAAATTATGAGAATGCCGAAGGTATTGCTAAACAAAATGGACGGCAGCAATTTGGTGGTCGATTTAATTTTTCTCAAACCGGTTTACAAGATCGATTAACATTTACAGGAAATATCGCAGCTAATTTTAATAAAGCAGATCTTTTAGGAGGTAAGTTTGATGCCACTAGTGGTAATTCTCCAGATTTCGAGCAAGCTGTTCAAAGAAATCCAACAGCACCACTATATAATCCCGATGGTAGTTTTTATCAAACACAAGGATTTAATAATTACAATCCATTGGACCGTTTAGCAAATAGGGTAGACGAGCGAGATCAACAAACATTTTCTAGTGATGCAAGATTAAAATTGAAAGTTATCGATCAGCTCCATGTATCGGCTTTTGGTTCATATGTTCGTGATAATTGGAACGATCGTCAATACCGTTCTATCAAAGATTGGGATCAACGTGAGAACTCGGACTATCAAGGTATGGGTTATGGATTTAAACGGAATGAGTTGAATTGGTCAAAAACCTTTGAATCGACCATTGATTATAATGAAACATTTAATGAAAAGCATAACGTAACGGGATTATTGGGTTATAGTTACCAATACAGTACCAATGAAAGGTTTGATATGTCCAATAATGGCTTTACGACAGATGCATTTGAGGACTGGAATATGGGGTCGGGTACGGCTTTAACAAATCCGAAGTTACCAAAACCAGGAATGGGTTCATTTAAAGAAGACAATACATTGATTGCCTTTTTTGGCCGGGTAAATTATAATTATGATAATAAATATTTCGTAAGTGCTATTTTAAGACGAGAAGGTTCTTCCCGTTTTGGAACCAATCATAAATGGGGAAATTTCCCAGCTCTATCTGCAGGTTGGACGATTACCAATGAAGATTTTTTTAGTAATAAGGACCTTGTCAATAATTTGAAATTACGTGCCGGCTACGGTGTAACGGGTAATCAAGGGTTCCCAAATTATAAATCTTTGACCCTATTGGGAACTGGAGGCGTGTATCCACAGGATGGAGTTTACTATCAAACATATGGGCTAACCCAAAACCCCAATCCAGATTTGAAGTGGGAGCAAAAAGCGGAATTGAACGTAGGGGTAGATTTTGGATTATGGAACAATAGATTGACCGGTAGTGTTGATGTTTATAATCGAAAAACAAAAGATTTATTGTATGAATATGTAGCACAACAACCGGGATTTGTAGCATCAAAAATTTGGTATAATGTAGGTGAGGTATCTAACAAAGGGGTTGAATTGCAATTAACAGGTGTTCCAATTCAAAATGAAGACTTCAAATGGACGGTAGATTTTACAGCAAACTATCAAAAAAATAAGCTGGTTTCAATGTCGAGTGACATATTTAAAAATGACTTTATGCCTTTTGGCGGACTACCTTCACCAGGGAATTTGGGTGATGCTATTCGTTTAGAGGAAGGAGGTGAAATAGGCTCCTTTTATGGCAAACGCTATGCTGGACTTAACGATGAGGGTAAATTCTTATTTTATAAAGCGGACGGATCAACAGGAACTGCTGGTGAAATGAATGACGATGATCTGAGCTATATCGGTAATGGTGTTCCGAAGTTTCAGGCTGCATTGGGCAATCGTTTCGCTTATAAAGGATTTGACCTGACGGTATTTTTTAGAGGAAAATTCAAGTATGATATCCTAAATACTTCCAATATGTTTTTCGCAAATCAAAAATGGCTGCCAAATAATGTATTTGAATCCGCTTTTGGAGAGTATGCAAAAATTAAAGATGATCCACAATATTCAGATTACTACTTAGAAAATGGAAGCTTTGTTAAACTGGATAATGTTACTTTAGGTTATAACTTTAAGTTCAAAACCGAATATGTTAAAAGTCTATATGTCTACGTATGCGGAAGAAATATCGCCACATTTACAGGCTACTCGGGGTTAGATCCTGAATTGCAAGACACTGGTTTTGATGCTGGTATAGACAGTCGTGGCTTCTACCCGAGAACTAGATCTTGGACAATTGGTTTAAATATTGGTTTTTAA
- a CDS encoding RagB/SusD family nutrient uptake outer membrane protein: MKRTHKYLYYIISAVTLGATFSACTKLDENVYSEIPINNFFKNKREVMQAALRPFTHMQAWLAPTGGNGFYYHSELSADQVAWPQKGRHGYDGGDHIRQHHHTWTDNESRMRGGWELMWTGVGFVNDALTQIEGLDVSKVEGLTEEDRSTIQAQLKVLRAYHYIKIIDLWGNVPISTKVANPLNPETKSRKEVFDFVKAELLENVESLPLTSADNIGQVSKAAGYAMLSELYLNAEKWTGTAMWDECIAVSDKIIQAQGGGIGGAPKLASDINSLFSNTNGANPESLFQFQFSRQAGFTFDWGGFYMSYDYMREVLDVGYGGWNAFVVIPTAFDAYAANDLRKKDWFLFGPQYKYGTTTPILGTEEYSGKPLSFVNSIRRESEGDLTSEGGMTKGEENSGARFNKYKSGRLSDPNYQENDYIIYRLTEIYFNKAEALMRKNGGSAPQAAVDLINESRKRSFSNANWPAAKYTTSSLTLNELLAERGREFIFEGKRRTDLIRFGKYTTATWWDHKPSNDPNKELYAIPSNQLSINPNLKQNPGY, from the coding sequence ATGAAAAGAACACATAAATATTTATATTATATAATCTCTGCAGTAACCTTAGGTGCTACTTTTTCAGCATGTACCAAGCTAGATGAAAATGTATATAGTGAGATTCCTATTAATAATTTTTTTAAAAATAAACGTGAGGTGATGCAGGCAGCGCTTCGTCCCTTCACACATATGCAAGCTTGGTTAGCACCGACAGGTGGAAATGGGTTTTATTATCATTCGGAACTTAGTGCCGATCAAGTGGCTTGGCCACAAAAAGGACGCCACGGTTATGATGGGGGCGATCATATTCGTCAACATCACCACACTTGGACCGATAATGAAAGTAGAATGCGTGGTGGTTGGGAGTTGATGTGGACTGGGGTTGGTTTTGTCAATGATGCGCTTACGCAAATAGAGGGATTAGATGTGAGTAAAGTTGAAGGTCTGACTGAAGAAGATAGAAGTACGATTCAAGCACAATTAAAAGTATTGCGTGCGTACCATTATATCAAGATCATTGACTTATGGGGAAATGTGCCTATTTCAACTAAAGTGGCCAACCCTTTAAATCCGGAAACTAAATCTCGTAAAGAAGTATTTGATTTTGTTAAAGCTGAGCTTTTAGAAAATGTAGAAAGTCTTCCTCTTACTTCAGCAGATAATATTGGGCAAGTTTCCAAGGCAGCTGGTTATGCCATGTTATCGGAACTCTATCTGAATGCAGAGAAATGGACTGGAACAGCGATGTGGGACGAATGTATTGCTGTATCGGATAAGATTATCCAAGCTCAAGGTGGTGGTATCGGTGGTGCACCCAAATTGGCTTCCGATATCAATTCATTGTTTAGTAATACGAATGGGGCAAACCCAGAGTCGTTATTCCAATTCCAATTCAGTCGACAAGCTGGTTTTACCTTCGATTGGGGAGGTTTTTACATGAGTTATGATTATATGAGAGAGGTTTTGGATGTTGGTTATGGAGGTTGGAATGCTTTTGTCGTCATTCCTACGGCTTTTGATGCCTATGCTGCTAATGATTTGCGTAAAAAAGATTGGTTCTTGTTCGGTCCACAATATAAATATGGAACGACAACGCCTATTCTTGGTACAGAGGAGTATTCTGGAAAACCATTGAGCTTCGTCAATTCAATCCGTCGTGAAAGTGAGGGAGATCTGACTAGTGAAGGAGGAATGACCAAAGGGGAAGAAAATTCAGGTGCTCGCTTTAATAAATATAAATCTGGAAGACTCTCAGATCCAAATTATCAAGAAAATGATTATATCATTTACCGCCTAACGGAGATCTATTTCAATAAAGCAGAAGCTTTAATGCGTAAAAATGGTGGATCAGCTCCTCAAGCAGCAGTTGACTTAATCAATGAGTCTAGAAAAAGATCTTTTTCTAATGCCAATTGGCCAGCAGCGAAATATACCACTTCATCGCTAACTTTGAATGAATTATTGGCTGAACGTGGACGTGAATTTATCTTTGAAGGAAAAAGACGGACCGACCTGATCCGTTTTGGAAAATACACAACTGCTACGTGGTGGGATCATAAACCAAGCAATGATCCAAATAAAGAGCTTTATGCGATACCATCAAATCAATTGTCTATTAATCCTAACCTTAAACAGAATCCGGGTTATTAG